Part of the Pirellulales bacterium genome is shown below.
GTGCGTATGCTGATGCCCGCCGACAACAGGGAACCGAAGATGGACCTTCGGCAAACGACGTTCCTAGAGGAAGAGGAAGGCGCCCGTGCTCCCGAAGTAAGCCGCTCAACGTTGCGAGGGAGCAAGCGTTCTAGCAGTAAAGAGTCAATTCAGGCGATGCTCATCGAATCACTTGTACCGCTGGCAGAGCAGCTCCAGCGAATTCATGCGATGCTCGATACGCTCGCCAAGCAAGTGCTGTCGCAGCAATTGGTCAAAGAATACTACAGCACCAAAGAGGCCGCGAAAGTGTTGGGCAAACGTCCCTATACGGTGCGGGAATGGTGTCGCATGGGCCGCATTCGTGCTGAGAAAGCTGACTTCGGTCGCGGACTGGACGAGGAGTGGCGGATTTCGCACGACGAACTGGTGCGGATTCAAAATGAAGGCTTGATGACACTCAAGCCGGAAAGCCGAATCGGTGGCCCCAGGCGCGTCGCGAAAAAGCAGGCTGGTTAAGTGGAAGTCGCCAACAGCAGCATAGCGGCCACGGGCAGATTACGGTTCTGCTCTTGGCCGCTATCGTTTTATAGCCAGTCAGAAGATTGGTTCTCCATCGCCACAGCCAGGGCAAGCCATGCGGCGCAATTGCTCGCGATAGGCCCGGCGGTATTCTTCCTCACGAAGTGCATCCAGTTGTTCGTGATGATCGGACAATTGACATGCATTCTCTTGGATTGCGGTTACTGCCGCCAATTCGGTTTGCGTGGTCCGGCCGTTTTGCTGCCAAGGAGGGACAATCCGTTCCTGCGATTCGCAAGTTCGACCACAACGGCTACATTTGACAACCGGCTCTGGATAAAACCACTTGGCGTTGCAGCAGCCGCACACGAAGTAGAAAGGAGGCAAGTCGCTTTGCATCGGAACACCTGTGGGCACGAGCGATTTTTGCTAAACGTTCGTCACGGTCTGAATGCTAAACAGTCGATGACGATAGGCCAGCGATACAAGTCCCATTCAAGCGCGACGTGCTGAGATGCGCAGCAAGAGTACAGCAGCGCTGCAACCTTACGCGAACACCGATCGAATCGCTTCCTGCTGCTGATTGGGAATTAAATGACGATAACGGTCCACCATTTCTTCTGACTGGTGGCCGACCCAGGCGTTGATCAATCGTTGGTCGACGCCGCGAGCCGCGCAGTTGGAACAGAATGAGTGACGCAGAACGTGCCATCCCCGCAGTCGCGACCATTTCGAGTTGGCCAGTGTCCGCTTGAAGTGATCGTGCGATTCATCGCGGGTTAGCAAACCGAACTCAGTCCGGGTTTTCTTGCTGCGCTCCACTTCGAGTTGCTGTGAAAAGGTATACAGACCACCGGGATGATGAGACAGCCAACCTTTCAGAACGTCGATCAACAGCGGCGAGAGTGGTACGCGCCGTGTGCTGAGCTTGCCTTTTTTGCGTTTTCTTTCGTGGATAATTGCCGATTGCGATTGAAAATCGAGGTCAGTAAGTAAGGAGCGAATCATTTCACTGCGCCGGGCGCCGGTGTGAGCAGCGAAGACGAACATGGGATAGATAAACGGCTGCACCGCCTTGACTCGAACATATTCCAAGAGTTCGGTGATGTCGGGGAGTGTCAGGAATACGCAATCCCACAGATCTGCTTCTTCCGCTGGAGTGAGCCCGCCCTTATCCACGCGTCGGGAGACTTCGGCAAAGGTCTGAAAGGGTGGCTTCTCTGTCATTTTGGGAAACAGCAATCCCCGATTAGGATACGGGCGTTTCACGACGCCCATGTGGAACGACCAGTTCCAAACCGTTCGCAAAGTCACCAGTTCTTTTTTGATAGTGGCAGCACTGAGTTTCCGACCGTGAATGCCCTTTCCCCGCGAACGCTGCTCGATGTACCGCTGCAAATCTGCGCCTTCGAGTTCTGGAATCGAACAGTGACTTCCCAGAATGCGCTTCAGATGGTTGACATGAATCTCCATCCCGTCACGGGTAGTTTGCTCTAGTGCTGCGACGGGAATCGAAGCAAAGTAGTTCTTGAAAAGCGCACCGAGTGTGCGAATCGGCGCCATTGATGGCTTGCCTTGCACTCGGCCATCCGACAACAGAAAGCTCACCAAATCGACATCGTCGGGAGGCGTTAGAAGTCCCAACTCAACTCGACGCAAATTGTCGTCCAGTCGCGCCAGCGAGGCGAGCGCCTCACGCTGGTTGTTCGTCTTCAGGGAACGGGCGAAGCGCTCCCTGCCGAAGTAGAAGATGACACGATACTTGCCGGAGCGTTTTTCGAGAGTCGCCATCCTTGCAGCATCCTTTCGGATTGCGGCAAGCGCAAGCGATACAAACGCCCTACAAGCGCCACATTCTTCCCAATTTCTTCCCAGTAAGGACTCTTTCGCAATCTTGCATTCAGATTGTGAAAGCCATAAGTCCTTACTGGGTTAAAAGTACCGAAGGTCGGACTTGAACCGACACGGCCTTGCGGCCACTGGATTTTGAGTCCAGCGCGTCTGCCATTCCGCCACTCCGGCATCCGATGGTCATGCTTTCGACAGCATTCACTTCACAAGGGGAAAAGTCTACCATGTAAACGATGGAAAGTGAACGGCCGACGTGTCCGTTGCCGCTCGGTTTTGATTGGGTCCACTCTGCCTGATTTTCGCGGACTGACCCTCTTCCATTTGCCAGCCCGCAGTGCACGAGTAACAATTGCATTTTGGTTGTTCCCTGTGCGGAATTTTCCTTAGCAGTTTTAATCGCTTGACGGCTCTGCGCTTGCGGAAATATCACGATGGATAAACCCGATACCCAGCGAATGACGGTGCCGCGGTTTGCGGCCCTCAAATCGGCCGGTCACAAAATCACAGTTCTTACAGCCTACGACTACACCATGGCGGCCCTGCTGGACGCCACCGGCATCGAAGGCATTTTGGTTGGCGATAGTATGTCGATGGTTGTGCAAGGACACCCCAACACTTTGCCTGTCACACTGGACGAAATGATTTATCATGCCGAGATGGTCGGCCGTGCTGTGCAGCATGCGCTGTTGATCGTCGACATGCCGTTTCCCAGTTATCATTTAGGCGTGCCCAAAGCGATCGAAAACGCCGGCCGTATTCTCAAAGAAACGCGTTGCCAGGCGGTGAAGTTGGAAGGGGGGGCCGATCAGGCCGATGTGATCCGCGGCCTGGTCTCGGCCGGCATTCCAGTGATGGCCCATGTGGGCTTGCGACCGCAAAGCGTGCACGTGCTAGGCGGTTACAAAGTGCAGCGTGACGAAGCTCGTTTGCTGAACGATGCCCGGGCGGCTCAGGAATCGGGCGCTTTTGCGATTGTGCTGGAGTGCATTCCGGCCGAGATTGCGGCGAAGATCACTAAGACGCTCACGATTCCGACCATCGGCATCGGCGCCGGCGTCGATTGCGACGGGCAGGTACTAGTTGTAAATGACCTCCTGGGCATTACCAGCGGCTATGTACCAAAATTTGTGAAAGCCTATGCGGATTTGAAAACCACCATCGCCAACGCGGTGGGCCATTTCCGAGAAGACGTTCGCAGTGGCAAATTTCCGGGACCCGACCAAGCCTTTCATTGAATTCCGCATGCGGTGCACTCGCTGGTCGCGCGAAAGCGCGAAATCCTATGATCGAATTCCCCGCATTCTCCACTAGCGCGACCAAGGGTCGTAGCTTTATTGAAGCATGAACCGGCTTGCCGACGAATCGTCACCCTATCTGTTGCAGCACCAGAACAACCCGGTCGATTGGTATCCCTGGGGGCCAGAATCGCTGCAGCGCGCAAAGGCCGAGCAAAAGCCGATTTTTTTGTCGATCGGCTATTCCGCCTGCCACTGGTGCCACGTCATGGAGCACGAAAGTTTTGAAAATCCAGACATTGCACGGCTCATGAACGAAAACTTCGTGTGCATCAAGGTCGATCGCGAGGAACGCCCCGACTTGGATCATATTTACATGAATGCCGTGCAATTGCTCACGGGCCGCGGCGGCTGGCCCATGTCTGTGTTTCTCACGCCCGATTTGCAGCCGTTTTATGGCGGAACTTATTGGCCGCCGACCGCGAGAATGGGCATGCCGGGATTCGATCAAGTGCTGCTGGCCGTGGCCAATGCTTGGCAGGAGCGGCGGCAACAAGCCATTGAACAAGCGGCGGAATTGACCGGGCACATTTCACAATTGGCGGCGCTGCCGACAGCTGCAGGAGAGCTGTCGCAAAAACTAATCGACGTCGCTGGCGCGGCCTTGGAACGCAGTTTCGACTTCCACCATGGTGGTTTTGGCGGCGCGCCGAAATTTCCGCACCCGATGGATTTGCAAGTGCTGTTGCGGTTGTGGAAGCGCCATCGCCGGCCCGGCTTGTTGGGCATGGTAACCACCACGCTTGATAAGATGGCCGCAGGAGGAATTTACGATCACCTGGGCGGCGGGTTTCATCGCTACTCAGTCGACGAACATTGGTTGGTGCCGCACTTCGAAAAAATGCTGTATGACAATGCGCTGTTGACAACCGCCTATACGGAAGGATTTCTTGCTACCCATAACGCCGAATACGCCAGGGTGGCGAGGGAAACGTGCGATTACTTACTGCGAGATTTGACAGATCCGGCGGGCGGCTTTTATAGCACCGAAGACGCCGACAGTGAAGGCGCGGAAGGAAAATTCTACGTTTGGACACCGCAGGAAATTGCGACCGTGCTAGGAACGAAAACCGCGGAAGTTTTTTGCTATGTTTACGATGTAAGCGAAGCGGGCAACTTCGAAGAGCAAAGCATCTTAAATTTGCCAAAGCCGCTTGAAGTGTGCGCCAAAATCAAGCAGCGTGATCCAGCTGAACTCCGAGCTGTACTGGCCGCGAGCCGGCAGAAACTATTGGAAGTGCGCGGCCGCCGAGTGCGGCCAGGACGAGACGATAAAGTGCTCGTCGCCTGGAATGGGCTGATGATCGATGCATTATCGCGTGCAGCGGTGGCCCTGAGTGAACCGCGCTACATTGCGGCGGCTGTCAACGCAGCAAATTTCATTCTGCACGACATGCGCCGATCTGACGGACGCTTGCTACACACCTGGCGGGCCGGAAAAGCAAAGTATGATGCTTATCTCGACGATTACGCGGCGCTGGCCAATGCGCTGGTAAGTTTGTATGAAGCCACGTTCAACGAACGATACATTGACGAAGCAGTTCGGTTAGCTGAGATCGTGCTGACACACTTTGCCGACGGTGAAGCAGGCGGTTTTTTTTATACTGCCGACGATCACGAGCAACTTATCGCCCGACACAAGGATATTCAAGATAGTTCCGTTCCCAGCGGCAATGCGCTGATGGCCACAGTGCTTGTGCGACTGGGCAAACTCACCGGCAGGGCAAATTATCTGGAGGCCGCCGAAAGAACTTTGAGAATGGCTATCGGTTTGTTAGAGCGGGCGCCAACCGTTGCGGGGCAAATGCTGCTGGCGATAGATATGCTCCTGGGGCCGACACCGGAAATTGTGCTTGTGGGCAACAAAGCCAATTCTGACACTTCCGCCATCCTGCTCGAATTACACCGCCGATTCATTCCCAACAAGATCGTCGCCCTGCGGTCGCCAACCGCTGAATCTTCCCAACCGCATTCAATTGCGCTCGACCCGCTGTTCGCCGGCAAAGCGCCGCTTTCATCCGAACCCACGCTGTTCATTTGCGAAAACTTCGCCTGCCAAGCGCCGGTCAGCGGCCATGCTGCAGCAGTTGAGAAAATTGCGACGCTCGCTGGCGAATAGCACTCTCGG
Proteins encoded:
- a CDS encoding site-specific integrase, whose amino-acid sequence is MATLEKRSGKYRVIFYFGRERFARSLKTNNQREALASLARLDDNLRRVELGLLTPPDDVDLVSFLLSDGRVQGKPSMAPIRTLGALFKNYFASIPVAALEQTTRDGMEIHVNHLKRILGSHCSIPELEGADLQRYIEQRSRGKGIHGRKLSAATIKKELVTLRTVWNWSFHMGVVKRPYPNRGLLFPKMTEKPPFQTFAEVSRRVDKGGLTPAEEADLWDCVFLTLPDITELLEYVRVKAVQPFIYPMFVFAAHTGARRSEMIRSLLTDLDFQSQSAIIHERKRKKGKLSTRRVPLSPLLIDVLKGWLSHHPGGLYTFSQQLEVERSKKTRTEFGLLTRDESHDHFKRTLANSKWSRLRGWHVLRHSFCSNCAARGVDQRLINAWVGHQSEEMVDRYRHLIPNQQQEAIRSVFA
- a CDS encoding helix-turn-helix domain-containing protein, which gives rise to VRMLMPADNREPKMDLRQTTFLEEEEGARAPEVSRSTLRGSKRSSSKESIQAMLIESLVPLAEQLQRIHAMLDTLAKQVLSQQLVKEYYSTKEAAKVLGKRPYTVREWCRMGRIRAEKADFGRGLDEEWRISHDELVRIQNEGLMTLKPESRIGGPRRVAKKQAG
- a CDS encoding thioredoxin domain-containing protein, with the protein product MNRLADESSPYLLQHQNNPVDWYPWGPESLQRAKAEQKPIFLSIGYSACHWCHVMEHESFENPDIARLMNENFVCIKVDREERPDLDHIYMNAVQLLTGRGGWPMSVFLTPDLQPFYGGTYWPPTARMGMPGFDQVLLAVANAWQERRQQAIEQAAELTGHISQLAALPTAAGELSQKLIDVAGAALERSFDFHHGGFGGAPKFPHPMDLQVLLRLWKRHRRPGLLGMVTTTLDKMAAGGIYDHLGGGFHRYSVDEHWLVPHFEKMLYDNALLTTAYTEGFLATHNAEYARVARETCDYLLRDLTDPAGGFYSTEDADSEGAEGKFYVWTPQEIATVLGTKTAEVFCYVYDVSEAGNFEEQSILNLPKPLEVCAKIKQRDPAELRAVLAASRQKLLEVRGRRVRPGRDDKVLVAWNGLMIDALSRAAVALSEPRYIAAAVNAANFILHDMRRSDGRLLHTWRAGKAKYDAYLDDYAALANALVSLYEATFNERYIDEAVRLAEIVLTHFADGEAGGFFYTADDHEQLIARHKDIQDSSVPSGNALMATVLVRLGKLTGRANYLEAAERTLRMAIGLLERAPTVAGQMLLAIDMLLGPTPEIVLVGNKANSDTSAILLELHRRFIPNKIVALRSPTAESSQPHSIALDPLFAGKAPLSSEPTLFICENFACQAPVSGHAAAVEKIATLAGE
- the panB gene encoding 3-methyl-2-oxobutanoate hydroxymethyltransferase encodes the protein MDKPDTQRMTVPRFAALKSAGHKITVLTAYDYTMAALLDATGIEGILVGDSMSMVVQGHPNTLPVTLDEMIYHAEMVGRAVQHALLIVDMPFPSYHLGVPKAIENAGRILKETRCQAVKLEGGADQADVIRGLVSAGIPVMAHVGLRPQSVHVLGGYKVQRDEARLLNDARAAQESGAFAIVLECIPAEIAAKITKTLTIPTIGIGAGVDCDGQVLVVNDLLGITSGYVPKFVKAYADLKTTIANAVGHFREDVRSGKFPGPDQAFH